Proteins from a single region of Desulfobacter postgatei 2ac9:
- a CDS encoding ABC transporter ATP-binding protein, translating to MKSKKNSLSIERRQKIIRMVFAHWKRIALAALCMVVVAGANGSMALLVKPVLDDIFIARDNTKLLLIPGLAVLVFFLKGVGSYGSDYLMNHVGQRIIRDFQDTLYEKIMNLPIAYIHKEKTGALMSRITNDVNIIKGMVSTAVISLFRDSFSVVAFLFVIFYRDWKLALGAFIVLPVAFYPIVIFGKRIRKFSTGSQETMADLNSFLHETFSGAKIIKIFNLQSFETARFKEKTRELFRLEMKKVMTRALSSPVMEFLGGLGIAFVIWFGGMRVVNGTSTPGVFFSFLTAVMMLYDPVKKLSNLNNTIQEGVAAASRVFDVLETRNDVKDKSDARPLEASSCDVVFENVSFAYGPDEPLALKNINLKAAPGETLALVGMSGGGKTSLVNLIPRLYDVTGGGVFVGGCDVRDLTIASLRDHISIVTQEPILFNETVRDNIRYGKMDADDAAVEAAAKAAFAHDFICGFPKGYDTVIGELGSRLSGGEKQRICIARALLKNAPVLILDEATSALDSQAEKVVQKALENLMTGRTSFVIAHRLSTIDYASRIIVLKDGAIVEQGCHDDLMAAKGFYHKLQSMQTIKN from the coding sequence ATGAAATCAAAAAAAAACAGCTTGTCTATAGAACGCAGGCAAAAGATTATCCGGATGGTGTTTGCACACTGGAAACGGATTGCCCTGGCCGCGTTATGTATGGTGGTGGTTGCCGGCGCCAACGGTAGCATGGCTCTCCTGGTGAAACCTGTCCTTGATGATATTTTCATTGCCAGGGACAATACCAAATTGTTGCTTATCCCCGGCCTTGCCGTCCTGGTTTTTTTCCTGAAAGGGGTCGGCTCATACGGGTCGGACTACCTGATGAATCATGTGGGGCAGCGTATTATCCGCGATTTTCAGGACACTCTTTATGAAAAGATCATGAATCTGCCCATTGCATATATCCACAAGGAAAAGACCGGGGCGCTCATGTCCCGGATCACAAATGATGTCAATATCATTAAAGGCATGGTCTCCACTGCCGTTATCAGCCTGTTCAGGGACTCTTTTTCCGTTGTGGCGTTTTTGTTTGTTATTTTTTACCGGGACTGGAAACTTGCGTTGGGCGCCTTTATTGTCCTGCCCGTGGCCTTTTATCCGATTGTCATATTTGGCAAAAGAATCCGCAAATTTTCCACAGGATCCCAGGAAACCATGGCAGATCTTAACTCCTTTCTGCATGAAACCTTTTCCGGGGCAAAAATCATTAAAATTTTCAACCTTCAGTCCTTTGAAACGGCCAGATTTAAGGAAAAAACCAGAGAATTGTTCCGTCTGGAGATGAAAAAGGTGATGACACGGGCATTGTCCTCCCCGGTGATGGAATTTTTAGGCGGGTTGGGCATTGCTTTTGTAATCTGGTTTGGCGGGATGCGGGTAGTTAACGGGACGTCCACTCCCGGTGTGTTTTTTTCTTTTTTGACTGCCGTGATGATGCTTTATGACCCGGTGAAGAAACTGTCCAATCTGAACAACACCATCCAGGAGGGGGTAGCTGCGGCATCCAGGGTTTTTGATGTGCTGGAAACCCGCAATGATGTGAAGGACAAATCCGATGCCCGCCCCCTTGAGGCGTCATCCTGTGATGTGGTTTTTGAAAACGTCTCCTTTGCCTACGGTCCTGACGAACCTTTGGCCTTAAAGAACATCAATCTTAAGGCCGCACCCGGGGAGACCCTGGCGCTAGTCGGCATGAGCGGCGGCGGAAAAACCAGCCTGGTGAACCTGATCCCAAGACTTTATGATGTGACCGGCGGCGGTGTTTTTGTCGGCGGCTGCGATGTTCGGGACCTGACAATTGCGTCCCTCCGGGACCATATTTCCATTGTCACCCAGGAACCCATTTTATTTAACGAGACCGTGCGGGACAATATCCGGTATGGAAAAATGGATGCAGATGATGCAGCGGTTGAAGCGGCAGCCAAGGCCGCCTTTGCCCATGATTTTATCTGCGGTTTTCCCAAGGGGTATGATACCGTCATCGGAGAGCTTGGTTCTCGTCTGTCCGGTGGGGAAAAGCAGCGAATCTGCATTGCAAGGGCGCTTTTGAAAAATGCGCCGGTGCTGATTTTAGACGAGGCAACATCCGCCCTGGATTCCCAGGCGGAGAAAGTTGTGCAAAAGGCTTTGGAAAATCTGATGACGGGCCGTACCTCCTTTGTCATTGCCCACAGACTGTCCACCATAGATTACGCCTCCCGGATTATTGTGCTCAAAGACGGCGCCATTGTTGAACAAGGATGTCATGATGACCTGATGGCTGCAAAAGGTTTTTATCATAAACTGCAGTCCATGCAGACTATAAAAAATTAA
- a CDS encoding Trm112 family protein: protein MAVSKELLEILVCPKCKGPVELTETEDGLVCNACALKYEIRDDIPIMLIDEAIPVKK from the coding sequence ATGGCTGTATCAAAGGAACTACTCGAAATTCTGGTTTGTCCCAAATGCAAAGGTCCGGTGGAACTGACCGAGACAGAGGACGGTCTGGTATGCAACGCCTGTGCTCTCAAATACGAAATCAGGGATGATATTCCCATTATGCTTATTGATGAGGCAATCCCCGTTAAAAAATGA
- a CDS encoding DUF4416 family protein: MSTPKAPVPAKLVMSVFMKDKTVLESVFPRLEAVGGPVDMISPWLDFDFTDYYYREMGEPLFRRLIAFKPLMEQEALASIKLATNRIESDCLEQNNRTINIDPGYLLASRFILATGKEYSHRIYIGQKIYADLTLMYTKKGFKSLEWTYPDYASPAVLKFLGQVRQKYLSDLKAHD, encoded by the coding sequence ATGAGTACGCCTAAAGCACCGGTACCGGCCAAGCTTGTGATGTCGGTTTTCATGAAAGATAAGACGGTCCTGGAATCGGTCTTCCCACGCCTTGAAGCTGTGGGCGGTCCCGTGGATATGATCTCACCCTGGCTGGATTTTGATTTCACGGATTATTATTACAGGGAAATGGGGGAACCGTTGTTTCGCAGGCTGATTGCATTCAAGCCGCTCATGGAACAGGAGGCACTTGCTTCGATTAAACTTGCCACCAACCGGATTGAATCGGACTGTCTGGAACAGAACAACAGAACCATCAACATTGATCCGGGGTATCTTTTGGCTTCCCGGTTTATCCTGGCTACGGGAAAGGAGTATTCCCACAGGATTTACATAGGGCAGAAAATTTATGCCGACCTGACGTTAATGTACACCAAAAAAGGCTTTAAATCCCTGGAATGGACTTATCCGGATTATGCGTCCCCTGCTGTGCTCAAATTTTTAGGCCAGGTGAGGCAGAAATATCTTTCGGATCTTAAGGCTCATGATTAA
- a CDS encoding YicC/YloC family endoribonuclease, translating into MIKSMTAFAKVSHTLDTLTVEMTVRAYNSRSLDFSIYLPETCQGFEDEIKKIMGQLHTRGRIEIRATLTDQSLDQDLFEVDMIKAKAYYKALKTVRDSLCLSGDIALESVLGAKQVIVAAKPEVNMALLRSALCETTRAAAQAIDRMRKSEGDNLYQDLTRRISDIEQRMAGIEEQARTIPEVYKARLKERLAVLTAEDGDFFDPVRLAQETALLADKSDVSEEIVRVHSHIKMFREVMDENESQGRKLNFLIQEFNREFNTIGSKAGNAALSHAVVDLKSELEKIREQVQNIE; encoded by the coding sequence ATGATAAAAAGCATGACTGCTTTTGCCAAAGTGTCACATACTCTGGATACCCTGACTGTAGAGATGACCGTTCGCGCCTATAATTCCCGTTCTCTTGATTTTTCGATCTATCTGCCCGAAACCTGCCAGGGCTTTGAAGATGAGATTAAAAAAATCATGGGGCAGTTGCATACCCGGGGCAGAATAGAGATCCGGGCAACTCTTACGGACCAGTCCCTGGACCAGGATCTGTTTGAGGTGGACATGATCAAGGCTAAAGCCTATTATAAAGCACTGAAAACGGTCCGGGACAGCCTTTGCCTTTCCGGTGACATTGCCTTGGAAAGCGTGCTCGGCGCCAAGCAAGTCATTGTGGCTGCAAAGCCTGAAGTCAACATGGCGCTTCTTCGTTCCGCGCTGTGTGAAACGACCCGGGCTGCGGCGCAGGCAATTGACCGCATGCGAAAGAGCGAGGGGGACAACCTGTACCAGGATTTAACCCGTCGTATTTCCGACATTGAGCAGCGCATGGCAGGTATTGAAGAACAGGCCAGAACCATACCTGAAGTTTACAAGGCCCGGCTTAAGGAACGCCTGGCCGTGCTGACTGCCGAGGACGGGGATTTTTTTGATCCGGTCCGCCTGGCCCAGGAAACAGCTCTTCTTGCGGACAAAAGTGATGTATCCGAGGAGATTGTCCGGGTGCACAGCCACATTAAAATGTTCCGGGAGGTCATGGATGAAAATGAGTCCCAGGGCAGAAAGCTCAATTTTCTGATCCAGGAGTTTAACCGGGAATTTAACACCATTGGTTCCAAAGCCGGTAATGCAGCCTTGTCCCATGCTGTGGTAGACCTGAAATCCGAGCTGGAAAAGATCCGGGAGCAGGTCCAGAATATTGAGTAG
- a CDS encoding DUF370 domain-containing protein, translating into MEQPLLNIGFGNTVVAERVVAILSPNSSPMKRVKDEAREDRRLIDVTHGRKTRAIIVTDSNHVILSAIQAETVSSRFEALIQNPGAPQEE; encoded by the coding sequence ATGGAACAGCCACTTTTGAACATTGGTTTTGGCAATACGGTGGTGGCAGAACGGGTGGTGGCTATTTTATCCCCGAACTCGTCGCCCATGAAGCGGGTCAAGGATGAAGCCCGGGAGGATCGGCGTCTCATTGACGTGACCCATGGCAGAAAGACACGGGCCATCATCGTGACGGATTCCAACCACGTGATTCTGTCCGCGATTCAGGCGGAGACGGTTTCCTCACGCTTTGAGGCACTGATCCAAAACCCCGGCGCACCCCAGGAGGAATAG
- the gmk gene encoding guanylate kinase produces MAAKLFIVSAPSGVGKTTLVKELLKRCPDLVYSISHTTRAPRKGEVHGKDYFFTDKAQFMEMVESGQMLEWAQVHGNCYGTSGAFVQEQLAAGQSVLLDIDVQGGRQIMDFGLDSVSIFIMAPSLDVLEQRLRGRGTDTEEVIRTRLENAIGEIAQKSFYTHVVVNDVLDEAVAELIAIVKQETVG; encoded by the coding sequence ATGGCGGCAAAACTTTTTATTGTTTCTGCACCCTCGGGTGTCGGCAAGACAACCCTTGTTAAAGAACTTTTGAAGCGGTGTCCGGACCTGGTATATTCCATTTCCCACACCACCCGCGCCCCCCGGAAGGGGGAGGTTCACGGAAAAGATTATTTTTTTACGGATAAGGCTCAATTCATGGAAATGGTGGAATCCGGCCAGATGCTGGAATGGGCACAGGTCCACGGCAATTGCTACGGCACCTCCGGCGCTTTTGTTCAAGAACAGCTTGCCGCAGGGCAAAGCGTTCTATTGGATATTGACGTCCAGGGAGGGCGTCAGATTATGGATTTCGGCTTGGATTCAGTTTCCATATTCATCATGGCCCCGTCTTTAGATGTGCTTGAACAGCGGTTGCGGGGGAGGGGAACCGATACCGAAGAGGTGATCCGCACGCGCCTGGAGAATGCAATAGGGGAAATTGCCCAGAAATCCTTTTATACCCATGTGGTGGTCAATGATGTGCTGGATGAGGCGGTTGCCGAACTTATCGCCATTGTTAAACAGGAAACGGTAGGCTGA
- the rlmB gene encoding 23S rRNA (guanosine(2251)-2'-O)-methyltransferase RlmB, with product MAGKSASPGRRRKPRGQGGKSEPRNPGDKEILYGYHSVFEALKAGRRKFESIMVYENRSDKRLQAVADLAGEKQVAVQTLSGEELDRLAGFGRHQGIAARVSSFPVQSVSALLKLIEGRTEPFFILILESIEDPQNTGALIRTALCAGVDYIVMPKDRCALPSAGVSRSSAGAMEHAPIFLAINLSILIHDLKKYGAWVSGLDAGGDKGLFDADLTGNLALVVGGEHTGLRPGVIKACDFILSIPMETRITSLNASVAGGIAMFEARRQRLGINFG from the coding sequence ATGGCCGGCAAATCAGCTTCCCCCGGCCGGAGGCGCAAACCCCGCGGCCAGGGAGGAAAAAGTGAACCTCGAAATCCCGGGGATAAAGAGATTCTTTACGGATACCATTCGGTATTTGAAGCCCTGAAGGCCGGCCGCCGTAAATTTGAATCCATCATGGTATATGAGAACCGCTCTGATAAACGGTTACAGGCCGTGGCAGATCTGGCCGGGGAAAAACAGGTGGCTGTCCAAACCCTTTCCGGTGAGGAGTTGGACCGGTTGGCCGGATTTGGCCGTCACCAGGGCATTGCCGCCAGAGTCTCTTCCTTTCCGGTCCAATCAGTCTCTGCGCTGCTCAAACTGATTGAAGGTCGGACAGAGCCGTTTTTTATTCTTATTCTTGAAAGTATTGAAGATCCTCAAAACACCGGTGCGTTGATCCGCACCGCCCTGTGTGCCGGCGTTGATTATATTGTGATGCCAAAGGACCGCTGTGCCCTCCCGTCCGCCGGAGTATCCCGAAGTTCAGCCGGGGCCATGGAGCATGCCCCCATTTTTTTAGCCATCAATCTGTCGATTCTCATTCATGACCTTAAAAAATATGGGGCATGGGTGTCCGGTCTGGATGCCGGTGGCGATAAAGGTCTTTTTGACGCAGACCTGACCGGCAACCTGGCCCTTGTGGTGGGAGGCGAGCACACCGGGCTGCGGCCCGGGGTTATAAAAGCGTGTGATTTTATCCTGTCCATTCCCATGGAGACCCGTATTACTTCTCTGAATGCATCCGTGGCAGGCGGCATTGCCATGTTTGAGGCCCGGCGTCAGCGTCTGGGCATCAATTTCGGATGA
- a CDS encoding ComF family protein: protein MIKKLVKATGAGVCALVFPDKCLGCGKYIKKNADNPLSKCFCHRCLGEVLPVFDHPFCPACGHCFESGPDHLCEACLKTPMVMESVRAAFIYKELIQKALGLFKYQSKLSLARPFERHLFQAFATHFDMNGFHLIVPIPLHVSKAKKRGFNQSYLLVRNFPRLYRDAYGRPAPWCIDIRCLARVRATVSQTGLDHKARKNNLTQAFACPKPDYIQGKNILLVDDVFTTGATCNAAAQTLMNAGAAGVSALVLARA, encoded by the coding sequence ATGATAAAAAAACTGGTCAAAGCCACCGGGGCAGGGGTTTGTGCACTGGTGTTTCCGGACAAATGCCTGGGATGCGGCAAATATATTAAAAAAAACGCTGACAACCCGTTAAGCAAGTGTTTCTGCCACAGATGTCTGGGAGAGGTTTTACCGGTATTTGATCACCCTTTTTGCCCTGCCTGCGGCCATTGTTTTGAATCCGGACCTGATCACCTGTGTGAAGCATGTTTGAAAACACCCATGGTGATGGAGAGTGTCCGGGCTGCATTTATCTATAAGGAGTTAATACAAAAGGCCCTGGGGTTGTTCAAATACCAGTCAAAGCTCAGTCTGGCCCGTCCCTTTGAACGTCACCTGTTCCAGGCCTTTGCCACCCATTTTGACATGAATGGTTTTCATTTGATTGTGCCCATTCCCCTCCATGTCTCAAAGGCTAAAAAGCGCGGATTCAACCAGTCCTATTTGCTTGTCCGGAATTTTCCCCGGTTGTACAGGGATGCCTATGGCCGGCCGGCGCCATGGTGCATTGACATCCGCTGCCTTGCCCGGGTCAGGGCAACGGTCAGCCAGACCGGCTTAGACCATAAAGCCCGGAAAAATAATCTTACCCAGGCCTTTGCCTGTCCTAAGCCGGACTATATCCAAGGTAAAAATATCCTTTTAGTAGATGATGTGTTTACCACAGGAGCCACCTGCAATGCCGCGGCCCAGACCCTTATGAATGCAGGGGCTGCCGGTGTGTCTGCCCTTGTTCTGGCCAGGGCTTAA
- a CDS encoding helicase-related protein produces MIRLEDLKPNASLRGLLPDSLVTVVNIQWYGSEALELTYKTPNGRVANELVYRSDEQRLDLVEQGRPWGFDGDGAMFRLVSEAHRINLAHLFDPVLAVHTSLVDPLPHQITAVYGEMLPRQPLRFLLADDPGAGKTIMAGLLIKELIARGDLQRCLIVCPGSLAEQWQDELYRRFSLPFEILTNDKFEAARTGNWFLETNLVIARLDKLSRNEDVQQKLKAQDCQWDLVVCDEAHKMSATVFGTEAKYTKRYRLGQLLSSLTRHFLLMTATPHNGKEIDFQLFMALIDGDRFEGRFRDGVHSADVSDLMRRMVKENLLKFDGTPLFPERIAYTVPYRLSDEEASLYKAVTEYVREEFNRVEAVENGGRRGTVGFALTILQRRLASSPEAIHQSLRRRRERLESRLRELEVLERAGRTGSILSDLLPILDAEEVEDLEDAPDDEVEVAEAEILDQATAARSLQELKAEIRTLRHIESIALNVRNSGADTKWLQLASLLHEIFTIRTTEDAVLEEVKPYGARPIPPHKASVHQKLVIFTEHRDTLNYLENRITALLGRESAVVVIHGTIGREERLKIQEAFRHDPKVQVLLATDAAGEGINLQRAHLMINYDLPWNPNRIEQRFGRIHRIGQTEVCHLWNLVAEETREGDVYRKLLDKLEQARQSLGGQVFDVLGKLQFEGKPLRDLLIQAIRYGEQPEVMTYLTTVLDHALDREQLRDLLDERALAHDAMDAGRIRRVREDMERADARRLQPHYIESFFREAFQKLGGTDRQREPRRYEITHVPAVIRNRDRLVGMGEPVLSRYERITFEKELINPQGQPLAAFVCPGHPLLDAVTDLTLERHKDLLKRGAVLVDDHDAGTCPRVLFYLAHAIQDAGTTRSGDRRIISKQMLYVELDADGHSRHMHYAPYLDFRPLKEGEPSVEDLLSRPECGWIDRELEHKAQGYAITHVVPEHLAEVKQGRIALIGKTEAAVKERLTKEITYWDHRSEQLKLQEQAGKVNARLNSNEARKRADTLQARLQKRLEELKLEARISPLPPVVMGGLLIIPSGLIRNMTGHTEETPETISRARDTQAAAAKARSVIMDIERSLGFDPIDRETEKLGYDIESRIPNTGKLRFIEVKGRITGAQALTVTRNEILYSLNKPDDFILAIVEFMGNDEHKVHYLRQPFQREPDFGVTSVNYAFAELLARADNPS; encoded by the coding sequence ATGATTCGACTCGAAGACCTTAAACCCAATGCCTCATTGCGAGGGCTTTTACCCGATAGTCTGGTAACTGTAGTCAATATTCAATGGTATGGTTCCGAAGCCTTGGAACTGACCTATAAAACACCAAATGGCAGGGTGGCAAATGAACTGGTCTATCGCAGCGATGAACAACGACTTGATCTGGTCGAACAAGGGCGTCCATGGGGTTTCGATGGAGACGGGGCCATGTTCCGGCTTGTTTCAGAGGCGCACCGTATCAATCTTGCCCATCTTTTTGATCCGGTTCTGGCGGTTCATACCTCTCTGGTCGATCCCTTACCCCACCAGATTACTGCTGTTTATGGAGAAATGCTTCCCAGGCAGCCGCTACGCTTTCTTCTGGCCGATGACCCGGGTGCCGGGAAAACCATCATGGCGGGGCTTCTGATTAAAGAACTGATCGCGCGGGGAGATCTTCAACGCTGCCTGATCGTCTGTCCGGGCAGTCTTGCTGAACAATGGCAGGATGAACTTTACCGTCGATTCTCCCTGCCGTTTGAAATATTGACCAATGATAAATTTGAAGCCGCCCGCACCGGCAACTGGTTTCTTGAAACGAACCTGGTCATTGCCCGCCTGGATAAGCTCTCGCGCAATGAAGATGTTCAGCAGAAACTAAAGGCCCAGGATTGTCAATGGGATTTGGTCGTCTGTGACGAGGCGCATAAAATGTCAGCAACGGTATTTGGAACAGAGGCAAAATACACCAAGCGCTATCGGCTTGGGCAGCTTTTATCAAGCCTTACCCGGCATTTTTTATTAATGACTGCGACCCCGCACAATGGAAAAGAGATTGATTTTCAGTTATTCATGGCATTGATAGATGGGGATCGCTTTGAAGGACGTTTCCGGGATGGTGTTCATTCTGCCGATGTGTCTGATCTCATGCGGCGCATGGTCAAGGAAAATCTTCTCAAATTTGATGGCACACCACTGTTTCCTGAACGTATTGCCTATACGGTTCCCTACCGGCTTTCCGATGAAGAAGCGTCTCTCTATAAGGCAGTTACTGAATATGTCCGCGAAGAGTTCAACCGGGTGGAAGCAGTTGAAAACGGCGGCCGGAGAGGAACAGTCGGATTTGCTTTAACCATTCTCCAACGCCGTCTTGCATCTTCTCCCGAGGCCATTCATCAATCGCTTCGGCGCAGAAGGGAAAGGCTTGAAAGCCGTTTGAGGGAATTGGAAGTGCTCGAGCGTGCCGGCAGAACCGGGAGCATCCTTTCTGACCTGTTGCCGATCCTGGATGCAGAAGAGGTGGAGGATCTTGAGGATGCACCGGATGATGAGGTCGAAGTCGCAGAAGCAGAAATCCTTGACCAGGCCACAGCCGCACGATCGCTCCAGGAGCTGAAGGCCGAGATCCGGACGCTCCGGCATATTGAATCCATTGCCCTCAACGTCAGAAACAGCGGTGCTGATACAAAATGGCTGCAACTGGCAAGCCTTTTACATGAAATTTTTACGATCCGGACTACAGAAGATGCAGTGCTTGAAGAGGTTAAACCTTATGGTGCCCGGCCTATTCCACCTCACAAGGCTTCTGTTCATCAGAAACTGGTTATTTTTACCGAACACCGGGACACGCTTAACTATCTGGAAAATAGAATCACGGCTCTGCTGGGAAGAGAATCCGCCGTTGTTGTCATTCATGGTACGATTGGCCGCGAGGAACGCCTGAAAATACAGGAAGCCTTCCGGCATGATCCAAAAGTCCAGGTCCTGCTTGCCACTGATGCTGCAGGCGAGGGCATCAACTTACAGCGCGCCCACTTGATGATCAATTATGACCTGCCCTGGAACCCCAACCGGATTGAACAGCGATTCGGCCGGATCCACCGTATCGGCCAGACTGAAGTCTGCCATTTATGGAACCTTGTGGCTGAAGAAACCAGAGAGGGCGATGTCTATCGTAAGCTTCTGGACAAACTGGAGCAGGCCCGCCAATCCCTTGGCGGCCAGGTATTTGATGTCCTGGGCAAACTGCAGTTCGAAGGGAAACCCTTGCGAGATCTGCTGATCCAGGCCATCCGGTATGGAGAACAGCCTGAGGTGATGACCTATTTAACCACTGTTCTGGACCATGCCCTGGACCGGGAACAATTGCGAGACCTCCTTGATGAACGGGCCCTGGCCCATGATGCCATGGATGCCGGCAGAATTCGAAGGGTACGCGAAGACATGGAGAGAGCCGATGCCAGGCGTCTGCAACCCCATTATATTGAATCCTTTTTTAGGGAGGCATTCCAGAAACTTGGCGGAACTGACCGGCAACGGGAACCCCGGCGGTATGAAATTACCCATGTGCCTGCCGTCATCCGGAACCGGGACCGTCTGGTCGGCATGGGTGAGCCGGTTCTTTCCCGATATGAGCGGATCACCTTTGAAAAAGAATTGATCAATCCCCAGGGCCAGCCCCTTGCGGCATTTGTATGTCCCGGGCACCCGCTTCTGGATGCAGTAACAGATCTGACACTGGAACGGCACAAGGATCTTCTTAAACGGGGGGCTGTCCTGGTCGATGACCATGATGCAGGCACCTGTCCCCGGGTCCTTTTTTATCTGGCGCATGCCATCCAGGATGCCGGCACCACCCGATCCGGGGACCGCCGCATTATTTCAAAACAGATGCTTTATGTGGAACTGGACGCGGATGGTCACAGCCGGCATATGCATTATGCACCCTATCTTGATTTCAGGCCTTTAAAAGAGGGAGAGCCTTCCGTTGAGGATCTTCTTTCAAGACCTGAATGCGGCTGGATCGACCGGGAACTTGAACACAAGGCCCAAGGGTATGCCATTACCCATGTGGTCCCCGAGCATTTGGCAGAAGTAAAACAAGGGCGGATTGCCCTGATCGGCAAAACAGAGGCGGCCGTCAAAGAGCGGCTCACAAAGGAAATCACCTATTGGGATCACCGGTCAGAACAGCTTAAACTGCAGGAGCAGGCCGGGAAAGTCAATGCCCGCCTGAATTCAAACGAAGCCCGTAAACGGGCAGATACCCTGCAGGCCCGCCTGCAGAAAAGGCTTGAAGAACTCAAGCTGGAAGCCCGGATCTCACCTTTGCCACCCGTGGTGATGGGAGGGCTTTTGATCATTCCTTCAGGACTGATCCGCAACATGACCGGTCACACAGAAGAAACTCCGGAAACCATAAGCCGGGCCAGGGATACCCAGGCGGCTGCTGCCAAAGCACGATCCGTGATCATGGATATTGAGCGCAGCCTCGGTTTTGACCCCATTGACCGGGAAACGGAAAAACTGGGCTACGACATTGAAAGCCGTATCCCCAATACCGGCAAGCTGCGGTTTATTGAGGTTAAAGGCCGCATCACCGGGGCACAGGCGCTGACCGTTACCCGCAACGAAATTCTTTATTCCCTGAACAAACCCGATGATTTTATTCTGGCCATTGTGGAATTCATGGGGAACGATGAGCACAAGGTCCATTATCTGCGCCAGCCCTTCCAGCGGGAGCCTGATTTTGGCGTGACCAGCGTCAACTATGCTTTTGCTGAACTTCTGGCCCGGGCGGACAATCCATCATGA
- a CDS encoding Abi family protein, whose amino-acid sequence MKYTKPPLTIDDQINLLTSRGMTIPDPARTARYLSHISYFRLRGYWIPFEKGDNGKDHHFKAGTSFDNVLDLYIFDRKFRLLILEAIERVEVSLRAHFANELGVCYGSHFYLDADYIHNTRIQSGLIDSLKAEIDRSTELFIDHYRKTYDDPAMPPIWAAAEVMSFGQLSLWFKNLKTRSDRNRVAKSYGIDEVILQSFMHHLTFIRNITAHHGRLWNRRMTITMKLPRTPRALSAMLNPKTERYIGNTAIMLGYFLKLISPGTSWPERMRKLIQDSPGIRPSAMGFNENWTDLPVWDTNKRE is encoded by the coding sequence GTGAAATATACCAAGCCCCCGCTGACCATTGACGACCAGATCAATTTGCTGACGTCCCGGGGAATGACCATACCCGATCCTGCCCGGACTGCCCGCTATCTCTCCCATATCAGTTATTTCCGCCTTCGCGGTTATTGGATTCCTTTTGAAAAGGGGGATAATGGGAAAGACCATCATTTTAAAGCAGGCACATCCTTTGACAATGTTCTTGATCTCTATATTTTTGACAGAAAATTTCGCCTCCTCATCCTTGAAGCCATTGAACGGGTGGAAGTCTCCCTGCGGGCTCATTTTGCCAATGAACTGGGAGTCTGTTATGGCAGCCATTTTTATCTGGATGCAGACTATATTCATAATACACGGATTCAATCAGGCCTGATTGACTCTCTTAAGGCTGAAATAGACCGAAGCACCGAGCTTTTTATTGATCATTACCGCAAGACCTATGATGATCCTGCCATGCCCCCCATCTGGGCCGCTGCAGAGGTCATGTCATTTGGTCAGCTTTCCTTGTGGTTTAAGAATCTTAAAACCCGCAGCGATCGGAACCGTGTGGCCAAATCCTATGGCATTGATGAGGTCATATTACAGTCATTCATGCACCATTTGACGTTTATCCGGAATATCACCGCCCATCACGGCCGGCTCTGGAACCGCCGCATGACCATCACCATGAAACTGCCCAGAACACCCAGGGCACTTTCTGCCATGCTTAACCCGAAAACCGAACGGTATATTGGAAACACTGCGATCATGCTGGGATATTTTCTTAAATTGATCAGTCCGGGAACATCCTGGCCTGAAAGAATGCGAAAACTGATTCAGGACTCCCCGGGTATTCGACCTTCAGCCATGGGATTCAATGAAAATTGGACAGATCTGCCTGTGTGGGATACCAATAAAAGAGAATAG